A region from the Chlamydiales bacterium genome encodes:
- the nusB gene encoding transcription antitermination factor NusB translates to MALSKQKFREIVFQLLFSRDFSEETEGETREMLMQQLEVPKSALREAEARLQQIVEHLPEIDRTIAALSKDYNFDRIPRVERSILRLGLFELMYEPEMPGTVSISEAIRLSRKFATAEASSFINAILDKAYQGKQATLASV, encoded by the coding sequence ATGGCGCTTTCAAAACAAAAATTTAGAGAGATCGTTTTTCAGCTTCTATTTAGTCGCGACTTTTCGGAAGAGACCGAAGGGGAGACGAGAGAGATGCTCATGCAGCAGCTCGAAGTCCCTAAAAGCGCTCTTCGGGAAGCAGAGGCGCGACTTCAGCAGATTGTTGAACATCTTCCAGAGATAGACCGCACTATCGCAGCTCTTTCTAAAGACTATAACTTCGACCGCATTCCTCGCGTCGAGCGCTCAATTCTACGCCTCGGGCTTTTTGAGCTGATGTACGAGCCAGAGATGCCCGGCACTGTTTCCATCTCTGAGGCTATCCGCCTCTCTCGGAAGTTCGCAACAGCCGAAGCCTCCTCTTTCATCAATGCCATCCTTGATAAGGCCTATCAGGGAAAGCAGGCGACTCTAGCATCTGTTTGA
- the murB gene encoding UDP-N-acetylmuramate dehydrogenase, with protein sequence MDISGRFIQGKLLSELSTFGIGGPARFFSEARTIPEMQELLAYCSSHSLPFLIIGKGSNSLFDDRGYNGLVILNKIAFCEEKPEGLFYVGAGYSFSLLGVQTARNKWSGLEFASGIPASVGGAVYMNAGASGRETKESLVEVSYVTETGELQRLQKTDLEFGYRSSIFQKKRGAIVAASFQLTPSQDAREKQLGIVEYRTRTQPYGDPSAGCVFRNPSGGAAGALIEQCGLKGKEIGGARVSTLHANFIINAGGAKAQDVLELAKFVKETVHQKTGLDLEMEIRYIPYQAVQ encoded by the coding sequence ATGGATATATCTGGACGTTTTATACAAGGCAAACTTTTAAGCGAACTATCGACCTTTGGAATCGGTGGACCCGCACGTTTTTTCTCTGAAGCCCGTACAATTCCTGAAATGCAAGAGCTTCTCGCCTACTGCTCTTCTCACTCACTACCATTTTTGATCATTGGCAAAGGCTCCAACTCCCTTTTTGACGACCGGGGTTACAACGGTCTGGTTATTCTCAATAAAATTGCTTTTTGCGAAGAAAAACCCGAGGGGCTTTTTTACGTTGGCGCAGGATACAGCTTCTCGCTGCTCGGAGTGCAGACCGCTCGCAATAAGTGGTCGGGGCTCGAGTTTGCCTCTGGCATCCCAGCATCAGTGGGGGGTGCTGTTTACATGAACGCCGGCGCAAGCGGCCGCGAGACAAAAGAGTCGCTTGTTGAGGTCTCCTACGTAACAGAAACTGGCGAGCTGCAAAGGCTGCAAAAAACAGACTTAGAATTTGGTTATCGCTCCTCCATTTTTCAGAAAAAGAGGGGTGCGATTGTTGCGGCGAGTTTTCAGCTCACTCCTTCGCAGGATGCGCGGGAAAAACAGCTCGGTATTGTCGAATATAGAACGCGCACGCAGCCCTACGGCGATCCCTCTGCTGGGTGCGTCTTCAGGAATCCTTCAGGAGGCGCAGCTGGTGCGCTGATTGAGCAGTGCGGGCTTAAAGGAAAAGAGATCGGGGGCGCAAGAGTCTCTACGCTTCATGCAAACTTCATTATCAATGCTGGTGGCGCAAAGGCCCAAGATGTTCTTGAACTTGCAAAATTTGTAAAAGAGACGGTCCATCAGAAAACGGGACTCGACCTCGAGATGGAAATTCGATACATCCCTTACCAAGCTGTCCAATGA
- a CDS encoding TIGR00159 family protein, translating to MSFLALFQSLTPLFEMMIIAIMLNYLLSFFWNTRSMDLVLGLGAFLLIFAASSWFNLPILHKIMYLVVNVAVIAVLIIFQPELRVALSKLSLKGKRYKEITEFDKFLDQLANSTYRLSEKRTGALIVLENQNSLSEYANKAVKLNASFSSELLETIFTAATPLHDGAVVVRDQTILAAAVILPLAEDSSQVTGSIGTRHRAALGISQITDALIIVISEETGKVSIARDGVMTRGVKIDRFKGIVRSIFTPPIKGTHKEGFNILNWLRG from the coding sequence ATGAGCTTCCTTGCTCTCTTCCAATCTCTTACCCCTCTCTTCGAGATGATGATCATCGCCATCATGCTCAACTACTTGCTCTCGTTTTTCTGGAATACCCGCTCGATGGATCTGGTTTTAGGGCTAGGAGCATTTCTTCTGATTTTTGCTGCATCATCCTGGTTCAACCTGCCGATCCTGCACAAGATCATGTACCTGGTCGTCAACGTGGCAGTTATCGCCGTACTTATCATCTTCCAACCAGAGCTGCGCGTTGCCCTTTCAAAGCTTAGTCTGAAGGGAAAGCGGTATAAGGAGATCACCGAGTTTGATAAGTTTTTAGATCAGCTCGCAAACTCGACATACCGCCTATCTGAAAAACGCACGGGAGCGCTGATTGTTTTAGAAAATCAGAACTCGCTTTCTGAGTATGCGAACAAAGCTGTCAAATTAAATGCGAGCTTCTCCTCAGAGCTACTCGAAACTATTTTTACAGCTGCAACTCCACTTCATGATGGTGCTGTTGTCGTCCGCGACCAGACGATTCTCGCTGCTGCTGTAATCTTGCCGCTTGCAGAAGACAGCTCTCAAGTCACTGGATCGATCGGAACGCGCCACCGCGCCGCCCTTGGAATTAGCCAGATTACAGATGCGTTAATTATTGTGATTTCTGAAGAGACCGGAAAGGTCTCCATCGCGCGGGACGGTGTGATGACGCGCGGGGTTAAGATCGATCGCTTCAAGGGAATTGTGCGCAGTATCTTCACTCCACCGATTAAAGGAACTCATAAAGAGGGCTTCAACATCCTAAATTGGCTGCGCGGGTAA
- a CDS encoding 16S rRNA (uracil(1498)-N(3))-methyltransferase, giving the protein MPHSRFYIDAPLEREKSLALENEEFHHLVRVMRTEVGEEIELVNGRDQLALARVERISKSSASLKLLSVEKEKRVKPKLILAQAMTRMPRLEWLIEKAVELGATEFWLFPSALSEIKAPTPSQTARLKQICISAMKQSGRLDLPSIQIFPSLNKLPKAEGTNFFGDLRPEAPTLLEIWKKKPDLPLPFTLFIGPEKGFKQEELLLLENERGALGIHLHANVLRFETAGVVGLTLLQAFN; this is encoded by the coding sequence ATGCCGCATAGCCGTTTTTATATCGATGCACCGCTGGAAAGAGAGAAGAGTCTCGCCTTAGAAAATGAGGAGTTTCACCACCTTGTGCGCGTCATGCGCACCGAAGTTGGCGAGGAGATCGAGCTCGTCAACGGAAGAGATCAGCTCGCGCTCGCTCGCGTTGAGAGGATCTCCAAGAGCTCTGCAAGCTTGAAGCTGCTCTCCGTTGAAAAGGAGAAGAGGGTAAAACCAAAGTTAATTTTAGCGCAGGCGATGACGCGCATGCCGCGCCTTGAGTGGCTGATTGAAAAAGCTGTCGAGCTTGGCGCTACCGAGTTCTGGCTATTTCCTTCAGCACTAAGCGAGATAAAAGCGCCCACTCCCTCGCAAACCGCAAGACTTAAACAGATCTGCATCTCTGCAATGAAACAGTCTGGCAGATTAGATCTTCCCTCGATTCAGATCTTCCCTTCTCTAAATAAGCTTCCCAAAGCTGAAGGAACAAACTTCTTCGGCGACCTCAGACCTGAAGCTCCTACGCTCCTAGAAATCTGGAAAAAAAAGCCAGACCTACCGCTTCCATTTACTCTATTTATTGGTCCTGAAAAGGGATTTAAACAAGAAGAGCTCCTACTTCTCGAAAACGAGAGAGGAGCTCTTGGAATTCACCTGCATGCTAACGTGCTGCGCTTTGAAACCGCGGGAGTTGTGGGGCTAACCCTTCTTCAGGCTTTTAACTAG
- a CDS encoding DNA starvation/stationary phase protection protein, whose product MEISSGMNEKSRKVVSDGLSKLLAETYALYLKTQNFHWNVVGSDFFALHLLFEKQYEELSGAIDEIAERIRALGAHVDATFSGFKKLSSISEEGKLKSSNEMIKHLVKANECVICLARKLTEVAEKERDQATLDLLARRLGAHEKSAWMLRSHL is encoded by the coding sequence ATGGAAATTAGCTCAGGAATGAATGAGAAGAGCAGAAAAGTAGTAAGCGATGGCCTCTCTAAACTTCTTGCAGAAACTTATGCTCTCTATTTAAAAACACAGAACTTTCACTGGAACGTCGTAGGTTCCGACTTTTTTGCACTTCATCTGCTATTTGAGAAGCAGTATGAGGAGCTGAGCGGAGCGATCGATGAGATCGCAGAGCGCATCCGTGCTCTGGGCGCTCATGTGGATGCCACCTTCTCTGGATTTAAAAAATTAAGTTCTATTTCTGAAGAGGGGAAACTCAAGAGCTCGAATGAGATGATCAAACATCTTGTGAAAGCCAACGAGTGCGTCATCTGCCTAGCTAGAAAATTAACAGAAGTTGCAGAAAAAGAGAGAGATCAGGCCACCCTAGATCTACTGGCGCGAAGGCTAGGCGCGCATGAGAAATCCGCTTGGATGCTCCGCAGCCATCTCTAA
- a CDS encoding bifunctional folylpolyglutamate synthase/dihydrofolate synthase, producing the protein MNHIYERLFRMTSDAVKLNLEIPRLLTAFLNFPHQAYSTVHIAGTNGKGSVSTKIAKALQLSGLKVGLYTSPHLQDFRERITVQGEWISEEAITAGIEALFKYIDTNAIPATFFELTTALAFDYFRQQKVDVAVIETGLGGRLDATNVIDPLLTVITSISRDHAHILGDTLDEIAGEKAGILKPNVPLVLGSKAVFAPILKRAQDLGAPCRIAPEASGFYDAENSSTARTALEWLKELLPVTDEGINEGLRSRPPCRFERRGELIFDVAHNPDGFSRLFEAAQHFYPETKFYVLLGMSRDKEYERCLELASERAEKIFLVQAKGERSARVEVLGEALRKRGFTRFVEGENVSSTAELAAEEAKDAGAILLICGSFFIMQEAREALLNGTTAAQL; encoded by the coding sequence ATGAATCACATCTACGAGCGTCTCTTTCGCATGACCTCCGATGCGGTAAAACTCAATCTGGAGATTCCGCGTCTTCTCACTGCTTTTCTTAATTTCCCACACCAAGCCTACTCTACAGTTCATATCGCTGGTACAAACGGGAAGGGCTCCGTATCTACCAAGATCGCAAAGGCTCTCCAGCTCTCTGGTTTAAAAGTGGGGCTCTACACCTCTCCTCATCTTCAAGATTTTCGCGAACGCATTACAGTCCAGGGAGAGTGGATCTCAGAAGAGGCTATTACCGCGGGAATTGAAGCTCTCTTTAAATATATCGATACAAATGCGATTCCAGCGACCTTTTTTGAGCTAACAACAGCGCTTGCTTTCGACTACTTCAGGCAGCAGAAGGTCGACGTGGCAGTTATCGAGACAGGCTTAGGAGGACGCCTTGATGCAACAAATGTAATCGATCCTCTCCTCACTGTGATTACCTCTATCAGCCGCGACCACGCGCATATTCTCGGGGATACGCTTGATGAGATAGCCGGAGAAAAGGCGGGGATATTGAAACCCAATGTACCTCTGGTTCTTGGCTCAAAAGCCGTTTTTGCACCAATTCTAAAAAGGGCGCAGGATCTAGGTGCTCCTTGCCGTATCGCTCCTGAAGCTTCTGGTTTTTATGATGCTGAGAACTCGTCGACGGCGCGCACAGCACTAGAATGGTTGAAAGAGCTTCTTCCCGTTACAGATGAGGGAATTAACGAAGGGCTACGATCAAGGCCTCCTTGCCGTTTTGAAAGAAGAGGAGAGCTTATCTTTGACGTTGCGCACAACCCTGACGGCTTTTCCCGTCTTTTCGAAGCAGCTCAGCACTTCTATCCTGAAACCAAATTCTATGTTCTTTTGGGAATGTCCAGAGATAAAGAGTATGAGAGGTGTTTAGAGCTCGCCTCTGAGCGAGCGGAGAAGATCTTCTTGGTGCAAGCAAAGGGAGAGCGTTCAGCCCGAGTTGAGGTGCTGGGTGAGGCTCTTCGTAAAAGGGGATTCACACGCTTTGTTGAGGGAGAAAATGTCTCCTCTACAGCTGAATTGGCTGCAGAGGAGGCAAAAGATGCTGGCGCAATTCTTCTAATCTGCGGCAGCTTCTTCATTATGCAAGAAGCCCGCGAGGCTCTATTAAACGGGACTACCGCGGCTCAGCTCTAA
- a CDS encoding PHP domain-containing protein: MTFRADLHCHTTCSDGSLTPVELVRLAKAVGLSGLAITDHDTIDAYQTAREEAEKQGILLGSGVEFSSVFKKVSVHILAYDFPINSSTIHTFCARHQERRIKRNLKILTKLTARKMPVTPEELLRLWPDAKTIGRPHIAKLMIEKGYVSSIKEAFNLYIGDGKSCFDEGEAFSSEETLSIIHEAGGKAFLAHPHLLDRSDIVNELLKLPFDGIECHYGKFTPDIEKRWVKLAEKKGLLISGGSDFHGDDKQYLALGSSWVNEESFHKIFQRRA; encoded by the coding sequence ATGACTTTTCGAGCGGATCTACACTGCCACACTACCTGCTCTGACGGCTCACTTACACCAGTTGAACTTGTAAGACTCGCAAAAGCGGTAGGGCTCTCAGGCCTTGCAATCACAGATCACGACACGATAGACGCTTACCAGACTGCAAGAGAAGAGGCTGAGAAGCAGGGCATTCTTCTTGGCTCTGGCGTGGAATTCTCCAGTGTATTTAAGAAAGTAAGTGTTCATATCCTCGCCTATGACTTTCCTATTAACTCCTCTACTATCCACACCTTTTGCGCGAGACATCAGGAGCGTAGGATTAAACGAAATCTGAAGATCTTAACGAAATTGACAGCTCGAAAAATGCCCGTAACCCCCGAGGAGCTCTTGCGCCTGTGGCCAGACGCAAAGACGATTGGCAGACCCCACATTGCAAAGCTCATGATTGAAAAGGGGTACGTCTCTTCCATTAAAGAGGCTTTTAATCTTTACATAGGCGATGGAAAGAGCTGCTTCGATGAGGGTGAGGCCTTCTCATCTGAGGAGACACTCTCAATCATCCACGAAGCCGGAGGTAAAGCCTTTCTCGCACATCCCCATCTGCTGGATCGTTCAGATATTGTTAATGAACTGCTTAAACTTCCATTTGATGGGATCGAGTGCCACTATGGAAAATTCACTCCGGATATTGAAAAGAGGTGGGTGAAGCTGGCAGAGAAAAAAGGTCTTCTAATCAGTGGTGGTTCTGATTTTCATGGGGATGATAAGCAGTATCTCGCTCTCGGTTCATCTTGGGTTAATGAGGAGAGCTTCCACAAGATTTTTCAGAGGCGAGCATGA
- a CDS encoding peptide chain release factor 3, giving the protein MENQEAIREAVAKRRTFAIISHPDAGKTTLTEKLLLYSGAIQTAGMVKGRKGRKAATSDWMAMEQERGISITSSAMQFTYKGTIINVLDTPGHEDFSEDTYRTLTAADCAIMVIDASKGVEKQTRKLFEVCRLRRIPVLTFINKMDMPAREPLELMNEVENVLQIRSSAMNWPIGMGKEFRGVVDRETSEALFFTKTSHGGAQKADIARVPLDSAKEKIGEEAFQALKQELELLELAGNPFSLQEFLSGEVTPVFFASALTNFGVEPFFDAFIHLAPCPHGRLADRPDGTEVEIDPITTPFSGYVFKLQANMDRRHRDSMAFIRICSGRFERDLIVKHHRLGREIRLSRPHGMVAGERTTLDFAYPGDVIGVINPSLFLIGDTLSITGGFNFKPLPQFQPEIFARLYPKDVGKRKSFDKGLLQLIDEGAIQMLESYEREGDFTFAAVGQLQFEVMQYRLKDEYGVDTTLTMLPYQCSAWILGDMKTFVKSTSSALVKDRQGRPMALFTSQWDKQYTIKQNPKHELVDVLV; this is encoded by the coding sequence ATGGAGAATCAAGAAGCAATTAGAGAAGCGGTTGCCAAGCGGCGCACCTTTGCCATCATCAGTCACCCTGATGCGGGAAAGACGACGCTTACAGAGAAGCTGCTGCTCTATTCGGGAGCGATCCAGACAGCGGGGATGGTTAAGGGACGCAAAGGCCGAAAGGCCGCCACCTCCGACTGGATGGCGATGGAGCAGGAGAGGGGCATCTCGATCACCTCCTCTGCGATGCAGTTCACCTACAAGGGAACGATCATCAACGTTCTCGACACCCCGGGCCACGAAGATTTTTCGGAAGATACCTACCGCACGCTAACGGCTGCCGACTGCGCGATCATGGTTATCGACGCCTCAAAAGGCGTTGAGAAGCAGACTCGAAAGCTCTTCGAGGTCTGCCGGCTGAGAAGGATCCCCGTTCTTACTTTCATTAACAAGATGGATATGCCTGCGCGCGAGCCGCTCGAACTCATGAATGAGGTCGAGAATGTGCTCCAGATTCGCTCGTCAGCCATGAACTGGCCTATCGGGATGGGAAAAGAGTTTCGAGGTGTGGTGGATAGAGAGACAAGTGAGGCGCTCTTTTTTACGAAGACATCCCACGGGGGCGCACAAAAGGCTGATATCGCAAGAGTTCCTTTAGATAGCGCAAAAGAGAAAATCGGAGAAGAGGCCTTTCAGGCGCTTAAACAGGAGCTTGAGCTTCTAGAGCTCGCGGGCAATCCCTTCTCTCTTCAAGAGTTTCTCTCAGGTGAAGTCACTCCTGTCTTTTTTGCTTCAGCTCTTACAAATTTCGGGGTAGAGCCCTTTTTTGACGCTTTTATCCATTTGGCTCCTTGCCCGCATGGGCGCCTTGCCGATCGCCCCGATGGAACCGAGGTGGAGATCGACCCGATCACGACCCCATTTAGCGGCTATGTTTTCAAGCTGCAAGCCAACATGGATAGACGCCACCGCGATAGCATGGCCTTTATCCGAATCTGCTCCGGTAGGTTTGAACGCGACCTCATCGTGAAGCACCACCGTTTGGGTCGAGAGATCCGCCTCTCTCGTCCGCATGGAATGGTAGCTGGCGAGAGAACGACTCTAGATTTTGCCTATCCCGGCGATGTGATTGGCGTTATTAACCCCTCTCTCTTTCTGATCGGAGATACACTCTCCATCACAGGAGGCTTCAATTTTAAGCCCCTTCCGCAATTCCAGCCTGAGATCTTCGCGCGCCTCTATCCCAAAGATGTGGGAAAGAGGAAGTCGTTTGATAAGGGGCTGCTTCAGCTGATCGATGAGGGAGCGATACAGATGCTAGAATCCTATGAGCGCGAAGGAGATTTTACCTTTGCTGCAGTGGGACAGCTCCAGTTCGAGGTAATGCAGTATAGGCTGAAAGATGAGTATGGCGTAGACACCACCCTTACGATGCTTCCCTATCAGTGCAGCGCGTGGATTTTGGGGGATATGAAGACCTTCGTGAAGTCGACGAGCTCCGCTCTAGTCAAAGATAGGCAGGGGCGCCCCATGGCTCTCTTTACCAGTCAATGGGATAAGCAGTACACCATTAAGCAGAACCCCAAGCACGAACTCGTCGACGTCCTCGTTTAA
- a CDS encoding glycosyltransferase family 4 protein → MPNRRVAILKSGAREAQSGGLEKYTSRLAKAFLEKGCSVTLLTSGTPKDLPAGLETFTLSSTSKLSFRKLKQFDQFCQKRVDKTSPEIVFGMDRNRFQTHLRAGNGVHAAYLEMRSTSEGLLKKVSFELNPLHRALLKIEKEAFEHPALERLFTNSHMVKEEILRYYSTDPKKISVVHNGVEWQEMSSPFEKWAEQRARIMSAFDLDSDLFHFLFVGHNFRRKGVEQLLRGASLLPNEKLHISIVGHDKNLKEYEELAADLNLQRKVRFFGSRKEILPFYQLADALVIPSFYDPFANVTVEALAMGLFVVSSKSNGGHEVLTEKSGLTIEDLNSPDAMASALKKALNRRKTEKSASEIRESIKHLDFSNQLNQIVKECL, encoded by the coding sequence ATGCCAAATAGACGCGTTGCGATATTGAAGAGCGGCGCCCGCGAGGCGCAGAGCGGAGGCCTTGAAAAATACACTTCTAGGCTTGCGAAAGCCTTTCTGGAAAAGGGGTGCTCGGTCACGCTGCTTACAAGCGGAACACCTAAAGATCTACCTGCAGGCCTAGAGACCTTCACACTCTCTTCGACGAGCAAGCTGAGCTTTCGTAAATTGAAACAGTTCGATCAGTTCTGCCAAAAAAGAGTTGATAAGACCTCGCCTGAGATTGTTTTTGGTATGGATAGAAACCGCTTTCAAACTCACTTGAGAGCCGGAAATGGAGTGCACGCTGCCTACCTTGAGATGCGCTCTACATCTGAAGGTCTACTAAAAAAGGTCTCCTTCGAGCTGAATCCCCTCCACCGCGCTCTATTAAAAATTGAAAAAGAAGCGTTTGAACACCCAGCTCTTGAGCGCCTCTTCACAAACTCGCACATGGTGAAAGAGGAGATCCTTCGCTACTACAGTACAGACCCCAAAAAAATCTCTGTTGTTCACAATGGAGTCGAGTGGCAGGAGATGAGCTCCCCTTTCGAAAAATGGGCAGAGCAGAGAGCCCGCATAATGTCTGCATTCGATTTAGATTCGGATCTATTTCACTTTCTTTTTGTTGGGCATAATTTTCGCAGAAAAGGGGTGGAGCAACTACTGAGAGGAGCCTCTCTTCTACCCAATGAGAAGCTGCACATCTCAATTGTAGGTCACGATAAGAACCTCAAAGAGTACGAAGAGCTCGCTGCCGATTTAAACCTCCAGAGAAAGGTCCGTTTTTTTGGAAGCCGCAAAGAGATCCTCCCCTTCTACCAGCTGGCTGACGCACTCGTTATCCCCTCTTTTTACGACCCCTTTGCCAATGTGACCGTTGAAGCCCTGGCCATGGGCCTTTTTGTCGTCTCCTCAAAGTCGAATGGTGGTCATGAGGTTCTCACGGAAAAGAGCGGTCTGACAATTGAAGATTTGAACTCCCCAGACGCAATGGCCTCCGCCCTAAAAAAAGCTTTAAATAGAAGAAAAACCGAGAAGAGTGCATCAGAGATACGCGAGAGTATTAAACACCTGGATTTTTCCAATCAGCTCAATCAGATCGTCAAAGAATGTCTTTAG
- a CDS encoding 3'-5' exonuclease, with protein sequence MLGIFLDTETSGLNALKHRLLEIAFKIVDVYSGEVRAQFHSVIYQTPEQWQKSDKESLKINGFTWEEIEKGEKPDLVASKILELLAAHSIKRGEAVFICQNPSFDRAFFSQLIDPDLQEKLLWPYHWLDLASMYWARSMEKGKSNPELFPWKTGVSKDKIAAASSLPGEGKPHRAMKGVEHLLLCYQTVVGFPGRS encoded by the coding sequence ATGCTAGGCATATTTCTAGATACAGAGACGAGCGGCCTCAATGCTCTTAAGCACCGGCTGCTTGAGATCGCGTTCAAAATCGTCGATGTCTATTCGGGCGAAGTCAGAGCTCAATTTCATAGCGTCATCTACCAAACTCCTGAGCAGTGGCAAAAAAGCGACAAAGAGAGCTTAAAGATCAACGGCTTCACATGGGAAGAGATCGAGAAGGGAGAGAAGCCCGACCTTGTTGCCAGCAAGATCTTAGAACTACTCGCTGCCCATTCAATTAAACGAGGCGAAGCTGTTTTCATCTGCCAGAACCCATCTTTTGACCGCGCTTTTTTTTCTCAACTGATCGATCCAGACCTTCAGGAGAAGCTTCTCTGGCCCTACCACTGGTTAGACCTTGCTTCCATGTACTGGGCGCGCAGCATGGAAAAGGGAAAGAGCAATCCCGAACTCTTTCCATGGAAAACAGGGGTTTCCAAAGATAAAATCGCCGCAGCTTCCTCCCTTCCCGGAGAGGGCAAACCCCACCGCGCGATGAAAGGCGTCGAACACCTACTTCTCTGCTACCAGACCGTCGTCGGATTCCCCGGGCGGAGCTAG